The following proteins are co-located in the Haloarcula marismortui ATCC 43049 genome:
- a CDS encoding glycosyltransferase — protein sequence MRVAVVAMETSQYRDTVGRTRLERVATELAAAGHDVTVFCSQWWPGFDNQRERDGITYRAVTVSPTVPSFCVRLPVMLARYRPDVVHVHPTPASVALAAKTGATLSRAPLLTEWFGDENVPENRRAGLALQASDCLITPSELVRTRVRERGATADQTAILPQSIDMDLVSEVDAGEEIDVVYAHRLDGSANVESLLLGLAELRQKGWSATIIGDGPERAHYEQEAADLRIDDRVTFAGACDTEERVSIYKGAHVFVQTAFRECFATDLLWAMACGCIGIVEYQAESSAHELIEQRDRAFRVTNPQEIADKITESAGFERRTVDESCAEFDHAQVRARYEDLYEKQIEDAGLF from the coding sequence ATGCGTGTCGCGGTCGTCGCCATGGAGACGAGTCAGTACCGGGACACAGTGGGCCGGACCCGGCTGGAGCGGGTGGCTACCGAACTCGCCGCTGCCGGCCACGACGTGACCGTGTTCTGTTCGCAGTGGTGGCCGGGGTTCGACAATCAGCGCGAGCGTGACGGCATCACGTACCGCGCCGTTACCGTCTCGCCGACTGTCCCTTCCTTCTGTGTCCGCCTCCCGGTCATGTTGGCACGATACCGCCCGGATGTCGTTCACGTTCACCCGACGCCAGCGTCAGTCGCGCTCGCGGCCAAGACCGGTGCAACGCTTTCGCGTGCGCCGCTTCTCACGGAGTGGTTCGGGGACGAGAATGTGCCCGAAAACCGCCGGGCTGGCCTTGCACTCCAGGCGTCCGACTGTCTCATCACCCCCTCCGAACTCGTCCGCACGCGGGTCCGCGAACGGGGGGCGACCGCGGACCAGACTGCGATACTCCCACAGAGCATCGACATGGACCTCGTCAGTGAAGTCGATGCTGGCGAGGAAATTGACGTGGTGTACGCCCACCGACTGGACGGCAGTGCGAACGTCGAATCGCTACTGCTGGGTCTGGCGGAGCTCAGGCAGAAGGGCTGGTCGGCGACGATCATCGGGGATGGGCCGGAACGAGCGCACTACGAACAGGAGGCGGCCGACCTCCGTATCGACGACCGCGTGACCTTCGCTGGCGCGTGCGACACTGAAGAGCGCGTCTCGATTTATAAGGGTGCGCACGTGTTTGTCCAGACAGCGTTCCGGGAGTGCTTCGCCACAGATCTCCTCTGGGCGATGGCCTGTGGCTGTATCGGCATCGTGGAGTACCAGGCCGAGTCGTCTGCTCACGAACTCATCGAGCAGCGCGACCGTGCGTTCCGAGTGACGAACCCGCAGGAAATCGCCGACAAAATCACCGAATCGGCCGGCTTCGAACGCCGGACCGTCGACGAGTCCTGCGCCGAGTTCGACCACGCGCAGGTCCGGGCGAGGTACGAGGACCTTTACGAGAAGCAAATTGAGGATGCCGGTCTTTTCTAA
- a CDS encoding NAD-dependent epimerase/dehydratase family protein, protein MDSVLVIGGGRFIGRHTVTEFRDAGYDVTMLTRGRRQNPFTNAEVAHIEGDRRERDTLETARERVNPDVVVDCVAYFPEDVRVATDVFADVGAYVYISSGAAYGAERTPKREGETPLAGCTAEQATTDSAETYGPRKAEGDREVFAAAEDGVQAMSVRPTVVYGPYDYTERFAYWVDRVAEYDRVVVPSDGLSLWQMAYVEDVASALRLVAERGTAGEAYNVGDEHAPTLREWVDLLARVHETDVETIGVGERELRAAGLAPDDFPIYRDSPHLLSTAKLRGLGWSSTPHETALAVTVAEHLENDRTGREFGPDRDTEAALIDRLTE, encoded by the coding sequence ATGGACAGTGTCCTCGTCATCGGCGGCGGTCGGTTCATCGGTCGGCACACAGTCACCGAGTTCCGCGACGCAGGCTACGACGTGACAATGCTCACCCGCGGACGGCGTCAGAATCCGTTCACGAACGCTGAGGTTGCCCACATCGAAGGTGACCGACGTGAGCGGGACACACTCGAAACTGCTCGCGAGCGGGTCAACCCGGACGTAGTCGTCGACTGCGTGGCGTACTTTCCGGAGGATGTCCGAGTGGCGACCGACGTGTTTGCCGATGTCGGCGCGTACGTGTATATCTCAAGCGGCGCGGCCTACGGGGCTGAACGGACGCCCAAGCGGGAGGGGGAGACGCCGCTTGCAGGCTGTACTGCCGAGCAGGCCACAACTGACAGCGCGGAGACCTACGGGCCACGGAAGGCCGAAGGCGACCGCGAAGTGTTCGCTGCCGCGGAGGACGGCGTACAGGCGATGAGCGTCCGGCCGACCGTCGTGTACGGTCCCTACGACTACACCGAGCGGTTCGCCTACTGGGTCGACCGCGTGGCCGAATACGACCGGGTCGTCGTTCCCAGCGACGGCCTCAGCCTGTGGCAGATGGCCTACGTCGAGGACGTGGCGAGTGCGCTCCGTCTCGTCGCGGAGCGAGGGACGGCTGGCGAGGCCTACAACGTCGGCGACGAGCACGCGCCGACGCTCCGGGAGTGGGTCGACCTGCTTGCCAGAGTGCACGAGACGGATGTCGAGACCATCGGCGTCGGCGAGCGCGAACTCAGGGCGGCGGGGCTTGCCCCCGACGATTTCCCCATCTACCGCGACTCACCGCATCTGCTGTCGACGGCAAAGCTCCGAGGTCTGGGCTGGTCGTCGACGCCCCACGAAACGGCATTGGCGGTGACCGTCGCCGAACATCTGGAGAACGACCGAACCGGCCGTGAGTTCGGACCTGACCGTGACACGGAAGCAGCGCTTATTGACCGCCTAACCGAGTGA
- a CDS encoding prohibitin family protein: protein MSDIPGPDPDSGSDIDIDVGRGLRIAVSVVVALAVATALFGGYHQVPEGHVGVQKSFGAVTGDQLQPGAHIIVPVKDSVQDVEIRPRTYTMANTEGEGDRPSQADAVTVQTINGTTVDIDITVRYKIEETDASGFVTEWRTVGQAEERLIRPSVRSQLRNEAAGIQTSEIYTNDGRERLGAAAQQKLESAFEGEALVLEEVQVRTVDLPDSYDQALNDKEIAKQRVEEKKFEIQQAERDKERQEIQAEADARVIEIRGEALRENPVVLKQQYVQSIDDSDKVILATDDEGTPIILQTGRSRGGNTSSADTGFSTNVTNATAGN, encoded by the coding sequence ATGAGTGACATCCCCGGTCCTGACCCCGATTCCGGGTCGGACATCGATATCGATGTCGGCCGTGGCCTCCGCATTGCCGTCAGCGTCGTTGTCGCCCTCGCTGTCGCAACGGCGCTGTTCGGTGGCTATCATCAGGTCCCCGAAGGCCACGTCGGCGTCCAGAAATCGTTCGGCGCGGTAACCGGCGATCAACTCCAGCCGGGCGCACACATCATCGTGCCAGTCAAGGACTCGGTTCAGGACGTGGAAATCCGACCCCGGACCTACACCATGGCCAACACTGAGGGCGAAGGCGACAGACCGTCACAAGCCGATGCGGTGACCGTTCAGACCATCAATGGGACGACGGTCGACATCGACATCACCGTCCGGTACAAGATCGAAGAAACAGACGCGTCGGGATTCGTCACCGAATGGCGGACCGTCGGCCAGGCGGAGGAGCGACTTATTCGACCGTCTGTCCGGTCGCAACTCCGGAATGAGGCCGCAGGTATCCAGACGAGCGAGATATACACCAACGACGGCCGCGAGCGACTCGGCGCGGCGGCACAGCAGAAACTCGAATCCGCGTTCGAGGGCGAAGCGCTCGTCCTCGAAGAAGTACAGGTTCGTACCGTTGACCTCCCGGACTCGTACGATCAGGCGCTCAACGACAAGGAAATCGCAAAGCAACGCGTCGAAGAGAAGAAATTCGAGATTCAACAGGCCGAACGCGACAAGGAACGGCAGGAGATTCAGGCCGAAGCCGACGCCCGAGTTATCGAGATTCGCGGTGAGGCGCTTCGGGAGAACCCGGTCGTGCTGAAACAGCAGTACGTCCAGAGCATCGACGATTCGGATAAGGTCATCCTGGCGACTGACGACGAAGGAACACCCATCATCCTGCAGACTGGCCGGAGCAGGGGCGGGAACACGTCAAGCGCCGATACAGGGTTCTCGACGAACGTGACGAACGCGACGGCCGGCAACTGA
- a CDS encoding TrmB family transcriptional regulator, with protein MPDSTRQPSAPVRDRLQQYGLSETEAETYLAVVEKGPATARTVAETAGVSKSYVYDICDSLAVDGFVSVDDHRTPTVIRATPPSEAFSALKRELDTLEAAVQTRYEDTAAENNTFEVVKSRPTIVKRLEQHIEAADCEVILQIPARRLPDIRDPLRRARERGILVLLTLSSYDRATMELDLKEIANAVRIGLDGAPSLLATDQQRGFVSPSTMLSWDHDETNAITFTQEAVAAVLVGSYLGNYWPIGEEVLVSRPPSLPARYDMFRPVVFTTTLALRAGESVVADLYARPTGSDDDFEVISGEVVDVRQNLVAPHNSDFGFENSLVVDTGDSRITVGGYGAFLEDYEVKHTTLRRA; from the coding sequence ATGCCTGACTCCACACGCCAACCCAGCGCGCCCGTTCGGGACCGACTCCAGCAGTATGGCCTCTCCGAGACAGAGGCGGAAACGTACCTCGCTGTGGTCGAAAAGGGACCGGCAACAGCCCGAACGGTGGCCGAAACGGCGGGGGTCTCCAAAAGCTACGTGTACGACATCTGTGATTCGCTGGCCGTGGACGGCTTCGTCAGCGTCGACGACCATCGGACGCCGACGGTCATTCGCGCGACACCCCCGTCGGAGGCTTTCAGCGCGCTAAAACGCGAACTGGACACACTGGAGGCGGCAGTACAGACCCGATACGAGGACACCGCGGCCGAGAATAACACCTTCGAGGTGGTCAAGTCCCGACCGACCATCGTCAAACGGCTGGAGCAACACATCGAAGCGGCCGACTGCGAGGTTATCCTTCAGATCCCGGCCCGACGACTCCCCGATATCCGCGACCCGCTCCGCCGTGCCCGGGAGCGGGGCATCCTCGTGCTCCTGACACTGTCGAGTTACGACCGGGCGACGATGGAGTTGGACCTGAAGGAGATCGCCAACGCCGTCCGAATCGGCCTCGACGGCGCGCCTTCGTTGCTTGCGACGGACCAGCAGCGCGGGTTCGTCTCTCCGTCGACGATGCTCAGCTGGGACCACGACGAGACGAACGCGATCACGTTTACGCAAGAGGCTGTCGCAGCAGTGTTGGTTGGTTCCTACCTGGGCAATTACTGGCCGATAGGCGAGGAGGTCCTCGTTTCGCGACCCCCGTCACTCCCGGCTCGGTACGATATGTTCCGCCCCGTCGTGTTCACGACCACGCTTGCGCTCCGGGCTGGTGAGTCCGTCGTCGCCGACCTGTACGCACGGCCGACGGGCTCCGACGACGACTTCGAAGTGATATCCGGTGAGGTGGTTGATGTCCGACAGAACCTCGTTGCGCCCCACAACAGCGATTTCGGGTTCGAGAATTCGCTGGTCGTCGATACCGGAGACAGCCGCATCACCGTCGGCGGATACGGTGCGTTCTTAGAGGACTACGAGGTCAAGCACACGACGCTCCGCCGGGCGTAG
- a CDS encoding glycoside hydrolase family 3 protein, which produces MAHDTTDDGMQASRRTFLKATGVATAAAATGAGVGTAAAQPDVDSLVGDLTLEQKAAQMTQVAISSFEAEPEESNVPDSFGVDTVGEYFSELGVGSILSGGAEPPSFDGETVVQGINALQEYNLENADHDIPFLYGVDATHGNGLLAGATVFPQRLNMGATRDLSLIEAAERHTSDATASMGAHWTFAPTTDLQRDPRWGRFFEGISEDPKLEADVSRVRARALEDDDRLTACVKHFAAYSIPNNGNDRAPASTSLRDLRTNILPPYREALKSEPGTVMVNSGSINGVPAHASHWLLTTLLRDTYGYEGMVISDWDDLNRMITNHDYAPDFETATEMAINAGVDMYMIGNGGDAPGPVQFIDTVVSLVEDGAIPMERIDEAVRRILELKADLGLFEQPTVDESRIETVLGGAQETAETMAKESMVLLKNTDDTLPLSGDESVLLTGPGVDSNGNNTRALMQHGGWTLGWQGASAGGPFPRQNLLEAELRARVGSLTHVPTSYENTTWWAGEGDGGNQQSDENGNFDFTAEQRSRVESAGPESDVVVVVLGEGTHNEGFGDRDELVLDESQQALLDTVVESTDDSAPIIGVMLAGSPRGSPETFSQLDALLFAGQPGSDGGVAIAETLVGEYNPSGKLPFSWPENVGTTPVQYTRYDPTSTGGTDNTAIYEYGHGLSYTDFEYGSVSVTQPTVGNPANQSEVTVSVEVTNTGRMAGEHIVEVFNTQSYGSVLQPRRRLLGYERVSLGPGELTTVDVTVDLTALEVVPGDVLGLGPKVVEAGEYELTVGQDGPTATLTVQNTASITDPDPVPGLPDGSGSTPGRGNNGNNGNGNNTSRDPTMEDVVDLLDEVRGRS; this is translated from the coding sequence ATGGCACATGACACGACTGATGACGGCATGCAAGCGTCTCGGCGGACGTTTCTGAAAGCGACCGGCGTGGCCACGGCAGCGGCTGCCACCGGCGCAGGTGTTGGAACCGCCGCGGCGCAACCGGACGTCGATTCGCTCGTCGGCGACCTCACACTGGAGCAGAAAGCGGCCCAGATGACGCAGGTCGCGATTAGCTCCTTCGAGGCGGAACCCGAGGAATCGAACGTCCCCGACAGCTTCGGGGTTGACACGGTCGGCGAGTATTTCAGCGAACTCGGCGTCGGGTCGATCCTCTCAGGTGGGGCCGAACCGCCGAGCTTCGACGGCGAGACCGTGGTTCAGGGAATCAATGCCCTACAGGAGTACAACCTGGAAAACGCCGACCACGACATCCCATTCCTTTACGGCGTCGACGCGACACACGGGAACGGCCTGCTGGCAGGGGCAACGGTGTTCCCCCAACGGCTGAACATGGGTGCGACGCGCGACCTGAGCTTGATCGAGGCGGCCGAACGGCACACGAGCGACGCGACGGCGTCGATGGGCGCACACTGGACCTTCGCGCCAACGACTGATCTACAGCGGGACCCCCGCTGGGGCCGTTTCTTCGAGGGCATCAGCGAGGACCCGAAACTCGAAGCGGATGTCTCGCGGGTGCGAGCACGGGCGCTTGAGGACGACGACCGGCTGACGGCGTGTGTCAAACACTTCGCGGCCTACTCGATCCCGAACAACGGCAACGACCGCGCACCGGCCTCGACGTCGCTGCGTGACCTCCGGACGAACATCCTCCCGCCGTACCGGGAGGCACTGAAATCCGAACCCGGGACGGTAATGGTCAACAGCGGGTCGATAAACGGGGTTCCGGCCCACGCCTCTCACTGGCTGTTGACGACGCTACTTCGGGACACCTACGGCTATGAGGGAATGGTCATCTCAGACTGGGACGACCTGAACCGGATGATCACGAACCACGACTACGCACCCGACTTCGAGACGGCGACCGAGATGGCGATCAACGCCGGCGTCGACATGTACATGATCGGTAACGGCGGTGACGCGCCGGGCCCGGTTCAGTTCATCGACACCGTGGTCAGCCTCGTTGAAGACGGTGCGATTCCGATGGAGCGCATCGACGAGGCAGTCCGGCGGATCCTCGAACTAAAGGCCGACCTCGGCCTGTTCGAGCAGCCGACAGTCGACGAGTCCCGCATCGAGACCGTGCTCGGCGGCGCACAGGAGACCGCCGAGACGATGGCAAAGGAGTCGATGGTCCTCCTGAAAAATACTGATGACACGCTCCCGCTATCCGGCGACGAGAGCGTCCTGCTGACAGGCCCCGGCGTCGACAGCAACGGCAACAACACCCGCGCGCTGATGCAACACGGCGGCTGGACGCTCGGCTGGCAGGGGGCCAGCGCCGGCGGCCCGTTCCCGCGCCAGAACCTCCTCGAAGCGGAACTCCGCGCTCGCGTCGGCAGTCTCACGCACGTTCCCACCTCGTACGAGAACACCACCTGGTGGGCCGGCGAGGGCGACGGCGGGAACCAGCAGAGCGACGAGAACGGCAACTTCGACTTTACCGCCGAGCAGCGGTCACGGGTCGAGTCGGCTGGACCTGAATCCGATGTCGTCGTCGTCGTGCTCGGCGAGGGAACCCACAACGAAGGGTTCGGTGACCGGGACGAACTGGTGCTCGACGAGTCCCAGCAGGCGCTTCTCGACACCGTCGTCGAGTCCACCGACGATTCGGCGCCGATCATCGGCGTCATGCTTGCCGGTTCGCCACGGGGGTCTCCAGAAACGTTTAGCCAGCTTGACGCCCTCCTGTTTGCCGGCCAGCCCGGCAGCGACGGCGGGGTCGCTATCGCCGAGACGCTGGTCGGCGAGTACAATCCCTCCGGGAAGCTCCCGTTCAGCTGGCCAGAGAACGTTGGTACCACACCCGTGCAGTACACCCGTTACGACCCAACATCGACAGGCGGGACAGATAACACCGCAATCTACGAGTACGGCCACGGGCTCTCCTACACCGACTTCGAGTACGGGAGCGTCTCGGTCACTCAGCCCACTGTCGGCAACCCGGCGAACCAGTCCGAGGTGACCGTCAGCGTCGAGGTGACAAACACCGGCCGGATGGCCGGCGAGCACATCGTCGAGGTGTTTAACACCCAGTCCTATGGCTCAGTGCTCCAGCCGAGACGCCGGCTGCTCGGTTACGAGCGCGTCTCGCTGGGCCCCGGCGAGTTGACCACAGTCGACGTGACTGTCGACCTGACGGCGCTGGAGGTCGTTCCCGGTGACGTGCTCGGACTTGGCCCGAAGGTCGTCGAAGCCGGTGAGTACGAACTTACTGTCGGCCAAGACGGCCCGACGGCCACGCTCACGGTCCAGAACACGGCGAGCATCACCGATCCCGACCCCGTTCCGGGCCTCCCGGACGGGTCAGGGAGTACCCCCGGTCGGGGCAATAATGGGAACAATGGTAACGGCAACAACACCAGCCGCGACCCCACCATGGAAGACGTCGTTGACTTGCTCGACGAGGTTCGTGGGAGATCCTGA
- a CDS encoding NAD(P)-dependent glycerol-1-phosphate dehydrogenase: MFEKRTWIRLPRNVVVGHGVLGQTIEAVSELHLTGRPLVVSSPTPHDVAGKQVVAQFEDEGYDPSEIVIEEASFDAVQQVIDHASDIDAGFLLGVGGGKAIDITKMAADDLGLGFVSVPTAASHDGIVSGRGSVPEGDTRHSVAAEPPLAVIADTEVLAEAPWRLTTAGCADIISNYTAVRDWQLAHRLKNVHYSEYAGALSQMTAEMLVESADSIKQGLEESSWIVVKALVSSGVAMSIADSSRPASGAEHLFSHQLDRLVPDGALHGHQVGVGSIMTEYLHSGQKGKWRDARDALAAIGAPTTADELGIDDETVIEALTTAHQIRDRYTVLGDGMSEEAAIEAATVTGVI, encoded by the coding sequence ATGTTCGAGAAACGCACCTGGATTCGCCTCCCCCGGAACGTCGTGGTCGGGCACGGAGTCCTCGGGCAGACGATAGAGGCCGTCAGCGAACTCCACCTGACTGGCCGGCCGCTGGTCGTCTCCAGTCCGACGCCGCACGATGTCGCTGGCAAGCAGGTCGTCGCACAGTTCGAGGACGAGGGGTACGACCCATCCGAGATCGTCATCGAAGAAGCCAGTTTCGACGCCGTCCAGCAGGTCATCGACCACGCGAGCGACATCGACGCGGGCTTCCTGCTTGGTGTCGGCGGTGGGAAAGCTATCGACATCACGAAGATGGCGGCCGACGACCTGGGACTGGGCTTCGTCTCGGTCCCGACGGCCGCGAGCCACGACGGCATCGTCTCCGGCCGCGGCTCTGTCCCCGAAGGTGATACGCGCCACAGCGTCGCTGCCGAACCACCACTGGCCGTCATCGCCGACACCGAGGTGCTGGCGGAGGCCCCCTGGCGGCTGACCACTGCTGGCTGTGCCGACATCATCTCGAACTACACTGCGGTTCGGGACTGGCAGCTCGCCCATCGCCTGAAGAACGTCCACTACTCGGAGTACGCCGGCGCGCTCTCCCAGATGACCGCCGAGATGCTCGTCGAGAGCGCTGACTCGATAAAGCAGGGGCTCGAGGAGTCATCCTGGATTGTCGTGAAAGCGCTCGTCTCCTCCGGCGTCGCGATGTCCATCGCTGACTCCTCCCGGCCGGCGAGCGGCGCAGAACACCTGTTTTCCCACCAGCTGGACCGGCTCGTCCCCGACGGCGCGCTCCACGGCCATCAGGTCGGTGTCGGCTCGATAATGACCGAGTACCTCCACAGCGGCCAGAAAGGCAAGTGGCGAGACGCCAGAGACGCGCTGGCGGCCATCGGCGCGCCGACGACGGCAGACGAACTCGGCATCGACGACGAGACGGTGATCGAAGCGCTGACCACGGCCCATCAGATCCGCGACCGCTACACGGTGCTCGGGGACGGAATGAGTGAAGAAGCGGCCATCGAAGCGGCGACGGTCACCGGCGTTATCTAA
- a CDS encoding S9 family peptidase, giving the protein MTAYDLSRYLNVRSAYGSSFAPDGTLAFLMNTTGVAQLWSLPEPHGWPEQLTFYDDTVSFVDFSPERQELVFGMDEGGNERAQLYRLDADGHIHELTGMPDAKHRWGGWSPDGERFAFASNRRDEAVFDIYVQDRDATGDDAELVWEGDGWFSVGGFSPDGERLLVSEAHSSFDQDIYVLDIDSGNRSHLTPHEGKVRYTSASWGPEGEAVYLVTDAESDTLELARLSLEGDLDIVRSDDQWNIDGVALDKDSGRLVYSRNIDGYNELTVGELTGPTTIETFPTPDLPGGLAGGVSWGPDAERFAVSVTGRTVNTNVFVVETETGESEQWTAASTAGIPQETLIEPEVVRFDSFDGREIPALFSPPDGAADGAGADGDTPVIVDIHGGPESQRRPSFSGLTQYFLSRGYAVFEPNVRGSTGYGKAYTHLDDVEKRMDSVKDLRAGVDWLHNHPAVDPDRIVAMGGSYGGFMVLAALTEYPDLWAAGVDVVGIANFVTFLENTGDWRRELREAEYGSLDTDREFLESISPINNVDRINAPLFVLHGANDPRVPVGEAEQIAEQAAEQGVPVEKLVFDDEGHGISKRENRIEAYTAVVEFLDDHV; this is encoded by the coding sequence GTGACCGCGTACGACCTTTCGCGCTATCTCAACGTCCGGAGCGCCTACGGCAGCTCGTTCGCGCCGGACGGGACGCTCGCTTTCCTGATGAACACGACCGGCGTTGCCCAGCTCTGGTCGCTTCCCGAACCCCACGGCTGGCCCGAACAGTTGACGTTCTACGACGACACTGTGAGCTTCGTCGACTTCTCGCCCGAACGCCAGGAACTCGTCTTCGGCATGGACGAGGGCGGCAACGAGCGGGCGCAGCTATACCGGCTCGACGCGGACGGGCACATCCACGAACTCACTGGGATGCCCGACGCGAAACACCGCTGGGGCGGCTGGTCGCCCGATGGTGAGCGGTTCGCGTTCGCGTCGAACCGCCGCGACGAGGCCGTCTTCGACATCTACGTACAGGACCGCGACGCGACCGGCGACGACGCGGAACTGGTCTGGGAGGGCGACGGCTGGTTCTCCGTCGGCGGCTTTTCGCCCGACGGCGAGCGCCTGCTGGTCAGCGAGGCCCACTCCAGTTTCGACCAGGACATCTACGTGCTTGACATCGACAGCGGGAACCGCAGCCATCTCACGCCACACGAGGGGAAGGTCCGCTACACGAGCGCGTCGTGGGGACCGGAGGGCGAGGCGGTGTATCTCGTCACCGACGCCGAAAGCGACACGCTCGAACTTGCCCGCCTTTCGCTTGAGGGCGACCTCGACATCGTCCGCTCGGACGACCAGTGGAACATCGACGGCGTCGCGCTTGACAAGGACAGTGGCCGTCTCGTGTACTCGCGCAACATCGACGGCTACAACGAACTCACCGTCGGCGAACTGACAGGGCCGACAACCATTGAGACGTTCCCGACGCCGGACCTGCCGGGCGGGCTGGCCGGGGGCGTTTCGTGGGGACCCGATGCCGAACGGTTCGCCGTCAGCGTTACCGGGCGGACGGTCAACACCAACGTGTTCGTCGTCGAGACTGAGACCGGCGAAAGCGAGCAGTGGACGGCCGCCTCGACGGCCGGCATCCCGCAGGAGACGCTCATCGAGCCTGAGGTCGTCCGGTTCGACTCCTTCGACGGGCGGGAGATTCCGGCGCTGTTCTCGCCGCCGGACGGTGCAGCTGACGGGGCCGGTGCTGACGGCGACACGCCCGTCATCGTCGATATCCACGGCGGCCCGGAGAGTCAGCGCCGACCGTCGTTCTCGGGCCTGACCCAGTACTTCCTCTCGCGGGGCTACGCCGTCTTCGAGCCCAACGTCCGCGGGTCGACCGGCTACGGGAAGGCCTACACGCACCTCGACGACGTGGAAAAGCGGATGGACTCGGTAAAGGACCTGCGGGCCGGCGTCGACTGGCTCCACAATCACCCGGCTGTCGATCCCGACCGAATCGTGGCGATGGGTGGGTCTTACGGCGGCTTCATGGTGCTTGCGGCACTGACTGAGTACCCGGACCTCTGGGCGGCCGGCGTCGACGTAGTCGGCATCGCCAACTTCGTGACGTTTCTGGAGAACACCGGTGACTGGCGGCGGGAACTCCGCGAGGCCGAGTACGGGTCTCTTGATACGGACCGCGAGTTCCTCGAATCCATCTCGCCGATCAACAACGTCGACCGAATCAACGCGCCGCTGTTCGTCCTCCACGGGGCCAACGACCCGCGTGTCCCGGTCGGCGAGGCCGAGCAAATCGCCGAGCAAGCGGCCGAACAGGGAGTTCCCGTGGAGAAACTCGTTTTCGATGACGAGGGACACGGCATCAGCAAGCGGGAGAACCGCATTGAGGCGTACACCGCTGTCGTCGAATTCCTCGACGACCACGTCTGA